The proteins below come from a single Cryptosporangium aurantiacum genomic window:
- a CDS encoding DUF308 domain-containing protein encodes MATESAVGTVGRSSAWMVEAALGFLWIVLGVAVLAWPEATIRVVAVLLGLGLLAVGVIRVLLGLVAGRRLGSIVVGVVLAVGGVLCLADVATGKGALAFLVAALWVIDGAAELVLAVGARGSDRIWLFVVGGLTVVAGIAFLVWPQLSLASIVLTISIAAIVIGFCQIGFAASLRRSGA; translated from the coding sequence ATGGCTACCGAGTCTGCGGTGGGGACGGTCGGACGGAGTTCGGCCTGGATGGTGGAGGCCGCACTGGGCTTCCTGTGGATCGTGCTGGGCGTGGCCGTCCTGGCCTGGCCGGAGGCGACGATCCGGGTGGTCGCGGTGCTGCTCGGTCTCGGGCTGCTGGCCGTCGGCGTGATCCGGGTGCTGCTCGGGCTCGTCGCGGGACGCCGCCTCGGCTCGATCGTGGTCGGTGTGGTGCTCGCGGTCGGTGGCGTGCTGTGCCTGGCCGACGTCGCCACCGGCAAGGGCGCGCTCGCGTTCCTGGTCGCGGCACTTTGGGTGATCGACGGCGCGGCCGAGCTGGTCCTCGCGGTCGGGGCGCGCGGCAGCGATCGGATCTGGCTCTTCGTCGTGGGCGGCCTGACGGTCGTGGCCGGCATCGCGTTCCTGGTGTGGCCCCAGCTCTCGCTGGCCTCGATCGTGCTCACGATCAGCATCGCCGCGATCGTGATCGGGTTCTGCCAGATCGGGTTCGCGGCGTCGCTGCGGCGCTCCGGCGCCTGA